The DNA window AAATTCGGATTTGTCAGAAAAAAAACCTACATATGTCCATACAAGAGCCACATTTACAAGGCAACaaattacaattaaaataaatataaaggaaaacaacaacaaacaaaaaacagacaggaAATCAGAATGTCAAAGGAGTTGGGATAGCCATTCAAGTGCTAGTATCTTTGCTATGTTAGGGTTAGGGCTCTGAAATCTCCTCAAACGAGATAGTTTTCCATCTTACATCAGATACAAAGGACTCTTGACAATTCTGCTTCCCAGTAAAGTAAGTTTGGAAAAATTTACTTTATGTCCAGTAACAGCAAATCCACACTCAATCTTCTTCTTTTGTCTGGTTGGCAAAAGCCAATGACTGGTCATTCTTCAGTTTTCCCCTCTTACCAAAGGATTTAATGTATGCAGTTTTTCCTAACACTGAATTCATCCCAGTGACTCTTATCCCAGTCACTTGACATGAGTTCAGTCTTCAGTTTTATCCCTTATGAAATCCACATCCCTATGTGAGTCTCATGATTTCATGTCTCCAGTGTTCTCAGAACACTGGAATTAACTAAAGGAGAGATCATTCTAGGCACTGTGACTtaggtctataatcccagctactcaggaggctgagagctgaggatctcagttcaaagccaacctgggcagaaaagtttctgagaGATTCTTAAGTCCAAGTAAccacacaaaaactggaagtggagctgagtagTTAAAAGATAAGGAAATTGCAGAAGCCTGAGTGGATTACATCTCAGTTTTATTGGGGTCTCTTTAGTGGGGTCCCTGGGTTCCCATGACCAAATTTGGAAGATTATTGTGGGGCAGATTTTAGAAACCAATTGCATGAATGCCATTAGGAGTTAGTAAGCAGAGGCACAGGGTGTCTATGACTAAGTTCCTGTCATTTGTTATGAGAGTGCATGATAGTGAGATATGAACAAATATGTGTATAATTTTGGTTTGAGAATGTAAGACGATCCCCATCCCAAACTCCATTTGTCTAAGAACATTGAAAATATTCTCTAAGAAGTTAATAAACTTTGGCaaaatgattaaaagaaaaaaactgttcttcatttcattttaattttaaatatgccTAATAAAGCCCATTTATAGTTTCATTAGTAGTAGCACTGGTGACATTCTTTCCCCCAATTTTTCCTATTACTGAGATTATTAATGTTCAGTGATTCTTTGGATTCCTTCTACCCTGCTTAATTACTGTTGGTCTACCTACTTAATgttacagatttaaaaaaacagtCTATTACTTCTTGTTGTTACCAATCTTTCAGATTTAATGATGTACACACTACCACCTTTATGCTTCTACTTTTTGATAGCTTAGACTTAATGATATGCAATTGTGTGAGATTCGTTTTTGTAGAGATCTGTCACTGTCCTTATTTAGAGCTATTTTGAATTAGCTTTCATCTTTTTAGCATTTAAATGATCTAAGTCTTCCTGTATCTGGCTgtagttttctttgttatttactTTTCCTCCCACATGAATGTCAACTGTAGAAGTTTCTGCTGCTTATTTCAACTTCTGCTCTTTGTCAACCTTAGACTTCATTATATTCCCCCTCCTTAAGTATAATTTCCCATCATATCTGAAAAACTTTTAGGATAGTTTTACAGCCTGCCTGAAAACTTACAAGATTATAGAAATATAGTTAAGATGGTATGAGTTGAAAAAGAATGTAGAAAGAAATGTGCTAAACACTCATTTTCAATCCTTGGAgtctaaggaaatgaaaacaaaatctctCCCCTTAATAGTTACTTGCTTACTCTAAGTCATACAATGTCAAAGTTATGACCAGAATTTAATTAGAACTAGTACTGTTTTCAATATAATGTGTCCCAGCTTGAAATCTcccaaaatattttctcataaacTAACTATAATCAAAATGCATCTTATAAATTCACTAACCAAAGCATTATAGTAGGCACTGTAGGTGTGTTACATAGGGTATGCAAAAGTTATCATTATTAGAAACAAAATAGCCCCTTTAGCGCCATCGCTGAAGCAGGAGCGGGCCAAAATGAAGTTCAATCCCTTTGTCACTTCTGACCGAAGCAAGAACCGGAAAAGGCATTTCAATGCACCTTCCCACATTCGCAGGAAGATTATGTCTTCTCCTCTTTCCGAAGAGCTGAGACAGAAGTACAATGTGCGGTCTATGCCCATCCGAAAGGATGATGAGGTGCAGGTTGTACGGGGACACTATAAAGGTCAGCAGATTGGCAAAGTGGTCCAGATTTACAGGAAGAAGTATGTCATCTACATTGAACAGGTACAGCAGGAAAAGGTCAATGGCACCACTGTCCCTGTGGGCATTCACCCCAGCAAGGTGGTTATCACCAGGCTGAAACTGGACAAAGACCACAAAAAGATCCTGGAACGGAAAGCCAAGTCCCGCcaagtaggaaaggaaaagggcaaATATAAGGAAGAAACAATTGAAAAGATGCAGGAATGAAGTAATCTTACATgcaactttcatttaaaaaaaatgtatcaaagaaaaaaaaagaaacaaaataaaactgaaaggacACTGGAAAGGACTGTTGTAATAGTTAACATTTGAGATAGGTCAGCTAAGGGAGGCCTCGCTAAAAAATGGGTAATTCTGTCACGATTCTAATGTGTGCTAAATGAGGCCTGGCAAAACAAGACCTGTGTAGTAAAGAATTTACTGTTGATCCTGAAAAAAGTGTGCAGTTTTATCTCCTTTTCTAAATCCCATGAGCAGTGTCTTTCTTTACCATGGTGATTAGTCATGTCAGAAAAAAACATCAATTATGATTTAGGGTGGACATTTCGGGTTACATAGCActtgaaacaggaaaaaaaaatcatatagacAATCAAATCGTCAATGTTGTATGTAATGGAGCCCAACAAAAAATGTGAACAGAATTCCCATAGTTTCaagactttccttttttttttttttttttttttttttggtttggtcacTTGtaggggcttaaaatcagggcctgggtgctgtccctgagctcttttactcacgGCTACAGctctagcacttttttttttttggccagtcctgggccttggactcagggcctgagcactgtccctggcttcttcttgctcaatgctagcactctgccacttgagccacagcgccacttctggccgttttctgtatatgtggtgctggggaatcgaacccaaggcctcatgtatacaaggcatgcactcttgcaactaggccatatccccagcccccagctctagcactttgagcctcagcttcacttctagtttttgagtggttaactggaaatgagagtctaacttttctgccagggatagctttgaaccatgagcttcaaatctcagcttcctgagtagctaagattacaggcttgagccaccatcacccaacaGGTTGGGAATATTTATGACTTCTTTCAACAGTGTATGAAGAGCACAACCCTTGGAACTCCCTTGCTTCCACACTGAAAGCGGCTTCTAATCCCTTCTCCTGCTGCAACATCCAAAACCTTCTTGCAGATCTATTAATTCTAAGATCAGCAGCACCATTTGTTGTGGTTAGCTCTTTTTTGCTTCCAGATTCACCACGATTATTCCATCAAGGTGATGATCACTGTCCACTATGTGGTCAGTGAACCTCCTACAAGTTCCTATCTTAGATTGTCTACTTCACCATCAAAGGTGTGAGTCTGCAGGGTCCGAGCCACTCCTAAGAATTAGctgaaaagaagcacaagagcatTGGCTGAAATGTAGGCCACATCATGTCCCTAGAAGTTTTGCAGGTTGTGCTACCTTCCTTCATaatgttatatagtaaattatctaAAAAGCCACATATTTGAAagatcgaatcttggagtttttattaagagcattagcagtctgcacaCAGCTAGTtgctacaaaggcctgcagcccagaaatagacaacactatcaggaaacgggccagagaggaaagataggagaaaaacaataccaacaaaccaatccagttCCAAGGGAGAGCTGAcatgggacaccatggtgaccagagatgagccaggagacaagacacaggatgtgaacatggaaacatgtggcatggtgtaatggtgcctgatctggcctgaccctaaatagggtcagatcAGGGGGCTTTGTCTGAGGAGACTCCCAGACCCAagtacttgactgacaggttcagtaacctatagtcCATGTGCCCACCACTGTTTCTTGGAATTCAGGAGCAcctatcacctggggatgggacttcccttcctctaggaacccaggcacacccatcaagacaagataccAGATAGTACAACtggccatgtggccaatgatggcactggccagatctgacctgcATATTTCAATAGATGTAATTCACTTCAATTGTTTTTACCCTCTAATATGCCCTAATCTGGAAGACATAGCTATGGGAAAAATCCATAGCTCCTACAAGCATCAAATCCCTGTGCAGAGTTACTGATTTCCCCAGCAAGACATGCCAGCATCAATGGGACAGACTCTCACTCCCAATATCTCAGAGAGTTACAGTGAGGCACCATCTTGTGGGAGGGCCACCTGCTGGAAAATGAAGTAGTCAGTAAGTCAGATGACATTAGCCAAAATGCAAGTAGCTTGCCACCAGGATTCCTGAGAAGGAACACAACTTGGGGCTTggaaacaaaggaacaaacaGAAATACAGCAATGTCAAGGTGCCTGACAGTCATCAAAGATGCACAAAGAGAGCAATTATTGGCTCTCTCCCCTGTGAGAGAGGTCAAGGATGAGCCATTTCAGAAAATAAGGAAGTATTtcagaaattgaagaaaaaaatacttgctTCTGTTTGTTGAGAGCTCTGGTTATtgagtgatctttttttttttttttttagtaaaacagATTTCTTGGCATCCTCTCTAGCTTGCCTCAAATACTGTCTCTATCCTGAGGTATCCTTTAATTCCAAAATATCATCCTACTAATAGTTAAAAACTATTTTCCATGGTTCTTTCCTTAGCCTACAATTTTGATCATCCATCTAATTGTACATTATTGTCCACTTAGACATTTTCTTATGTTCTGAACTCTAGCTCTATTGACCTTCTTCAACTTTTTCAGATTCTCTAGGTTTCTCACTGCCCCAGGCATTCTGTACAAACTTTCCCTTGTTCTATTCAAGCTCCTCTTTTTGTACACTACCCAATTAGCCATCCTTCCCCTATTGAAATAATGAGTGTACTATGGGCATCCAGTCATATGTTGAATTAGCATATTCTTGACACCAATTCACAGTCCTTTGCACTGCTTCTATATTGTCTTTATAGCAGTCACTGAattgtttatataaatgtaataGAATATCTCACTCCTCTCTCATTATATTATAAGGAGTATGTGGACAGATGGCAAGTCTTGTGATGCTAAGTTGTTGTTTCTCACTTCTCTTCAATGAACAAGAAAGCATATGAAAAATGAATCCTTATTGACTTCTCCCTATGTACCAGATATTATGCTAAGTCATTCACATTGTTCACTATACTTTCAAGACAACATTATGAAGTAGATATTATTGACCATAATCTATAAATGAGTGAATATTTTTTCCGAGTTTATTTCTAAACACCTGAAGTTCACATAAATTAGGAGGTAGAGAGAACAGTTTATTGGACCTGAAGAAATTTCTGAGTGAATGCTTTTGTACCTACCACACAAAATACAGAAATCTCAAATTTTCTTGCTAGCATTCTACATACAAAAGAATGTGGACCAGGGCTCCTATAAGCAAACTCTAACCAGCCTGTGTGACCAGCATGAAATGCAGAGCAACAACTAATGGGTATAACATCACTTCTGCCTGGAGTGGGTCAGGGCAAAAAGTTTTAAGTGTGCAAGGTTTGTACATTAGTTTCCTTCTTCCCTGAAACAAATTACCACTTACAAGCATCTTTTATTTTCAGAACTGAGGGCGGAACTCAGGGcaagaggcaagtgctcttccactgtgCTAAATCCTCAACTCAACTTACAAGCATCTTAAAACATGTATTAACTCACAGATTTGTAGAGAAGAGGTCTGATCTGGAGAAACCTGTGAACAATGTACTTCTATGCTCATTCCAGCTTTTGGCAAAATCCAATTCTTGAAGCAACAAGGCTGAAACCTCTGTTTCCTTGCTGGCTGTCTCTGTCCTGAGATGAAACAAAATAATACTGGGAGACAATTTGTCACTCAAACCCATGTCAGATAATTCAGTTCTTATTTAATGAGGATCTATGAATTCTCAGTCACAGCCGTGTGCATATACTGAAGTATAGTATTGTTAGATACACATTGGCTCTTTTGACACTGTGGTATCTGCCTAAAAAGATGATATGGCTTGAGTTGTATTAATTTCCACATGCAAAATGCAATGCTGAAGCCTCAGAACTGGACCAGTGTAGTTCTACACTTAAATGTTTACTGAAGATATGAAAATCAATGTAGAGTGGTAGATGTTTGGAAATGACATCATGCTTTACTACATTATAATACAATTTCACCTTAAATAATAGTTAATATGCCTGAATTTATGTGTACCATTTTTTGATACTGCCATGTGAATTTGATCGAGGTTTTCTCACAAGATATTTCAGTgcatatgctataaaccaaagACAATTTCTACATGACAGGGTCTCtgaccaaatttttaaaaagcagaagatAGCCACAAATATTCTTAATGTTATTTTACAGATACTAAGAAACTGAGATTCAGGTAGTTAATTATTTGTCTAAGATTTCAGAGTAGGTAAATTGTAGGGTGTGGACTTAACAGGGACTTGTAATCAATAAACATTTCACACCTAcaatgttattttgcttttaaaataatagaGATAATTAGGTAAAAAATTTAAGACAGGTAATTGCACAAAACACTTTGCTCAGTTTTTTCAAGATCCATTAACTACATGGGAATAATTGGTACAATTAACTTATAAGTAAAAAGTTACAAATTGAAGCTGAGCACTGGTTGGTGGCTCTTGTCTGACATGACTTGAGCAGAGAACATCTATACTATGGGGAGTATGCACTTCTcttgggaaaattatttttttagaaaaagataatcttttaaattatattttattgtgtttCACTAGTTGAAGAAATGAGTTTCAATTTGACATGTCAGTTTTATGTGTGCAATGCCTCTTGCTCTACATTGCTCCTTTcatttcatccatttccctcatcCATCCCACCACTATTTGTTCTCTATATTTTCTCAGTTTCAAAGGATACACACTTGAATGTTATGA is part of the Perognathus longimembris pacificus isolate PPM17 chromosome 16, ASM2315922v1, whole genome shotgun sequence genome and encodes:
- the LOC125364492 gene encoding 60S ribosomal protein L26-like, which produces MKFNPFVTSDRSKNRKRHFNAPSHIRRKIMSSPLSEELRQKYNVRSMPIRKDDEVQVVRGHYKGQQIGKVVQIYRKKYVIYIEQVQQEKVNGTTVPVGIHPSKVVITRLKLDKDHKKILERKAKSRQVGKEKGKYKEETIEKMQE